A genomic region of Microbacterium schleiferi contains the following coding sequences:
- the dnaJ gene encoding molecular chaperone DnaJ codes for MADHYEVLGVSRDASPDEIKKAYRRLARELHPDVNPGEEAAERFKLVTHAYDVLSDPQQRQRYDMGGGQNGGFGGAGDFGGFSDIFESFFGGGGAARGGRPRSRKERGQDALVRVDLDLKDVVFGIHRDIDVDTAVLCETCNGSCTQPGTTPVRCDICHGTGHIQRTVRSLLGNVVTSQPCGTCQGYGTTIPYPCATCQGQGRVRARRTVSIDIPAGVDTGLRLQLPGSGEVGPGGGTRGDLYIEVSVATHPVFSREGDDLLATLEVSMPDAVLGATATIEGLDGPVDLEVRPGVQSGDVLTIKGRGITPLRGSQRGDLRVGVHVVTPTKLDAKERGLIEEFAKRTKAPAPHLAEFHQGLFSKLRDRFRNG; via the coding sequence GTGGCTGACCACTACGAGGTCCTTGGCGTGTCGAGAGACGCGTCGCCCGACGAGATCAAGAAGGCGTATCGGCGCCTGGCTCGGGAGCTTCACCCCGATGTGAACCCCGGCGAAGAGGCTGCCGAGCGGTTCAAGCTCGTCACGCACGCCTACGACGTGTTGAGTGACCCGCAGCAGCGGCAGCGCTACGACATGGGCGGGGGACAGAACGGTGGTTTCGGTGGGGCCGGCGACTTCGGCGGGTTCAGCGACATCTTCGAGAGCTTCTTCGGTGGGGGAGGCGCGGCTCGAGGAGGCCGTCCGCGTTCACGCAAGGAGCGCGGGCAGGACGCACTGGTCCGCGTCGATCTCGATCTGAAGGACGTCGTGTTCGGCATCCATCGCGATATCGACGTCGACACCGCCGTGTTGTGCGAGACCTGCAACGGGTCGTGCACGCAGCCCGGCACGACCCCGGTGCGCTGCGACATCTGCCACGGAACCGGCCACATCCAGCGCACGGTTCGAAGCCTCCTCGGCAATGTCGTGACGTCGCAGCCGTGTGGGACGTGCCAGGGGTATGGCACGACGATTCCCTATCCCTGTGCGACATGTCAGGGTCAGGGTCGCGTTCGCGCCCGGCGGACCGTGTCGATCGACATTCCGGCCGGGGTGGACACCGGCCTGCGCCTTCAGCTGCCCGGATCCGGCGAAGTCGGCCCCGGGGGTGGAACCCGCGGCGACCTCTACATCGAGGTCTCGGTCGCAACGCACCCCGTGTTCAGTCGCGAAGGCGACGACCTGCTCGCGACTCTCGAAGTGTCGATGCCGGATGCCGTGCTCGGCGCGACCGCCACGATCGAGGGACTCGACGGGCCGGTGGATCTCGAGGTGCGTCCGGGCGTCCAGTCCGGGGACGTGCTGACCATCAAGGGCCGGGGCATCACGCCGCTACGCGGTAGCCAGCGTGGAGATCTGCGCGTGGGCGTGCACGTTGTCACGCCGACCAAGCTCGATGCCAAGGAACGGGGCCTCATCGAGGAGTTCGCCAAGCGCACGAAGGCTCCTGCGCCTCACCTCGCGGAGTTCCACCAGGGTCTGTTCTCGAAGCTGCGCGATCGGTTCCGGAACGGCTGA
- a CDS encoding 16S rRNA (uracil(1498)-N(3))-methyltransferase: MPLHFVVDDRLDAEPGQTVTLTGTEAHHAATVRRVRVGETVTLGDGAGTWVEGTCEAVAPREVVVRVARRTDVPRPDMRIELVQALAKGDRDELAVQASTELGVDSITPWQAARSVSRWDAGKRAKGVARWRQIAREAGKQAHRAWLPVVNDPVTTAQLCERAGASRMLVLEPTASLRLSALTLDPTDPREIVVVVGPEGGIDPSELSSLEAAGATLLRLGEHVLRTSTAGPAAIAALSASLGRW; the protein is encoded by the coding sequence GTGCCGCTTCACTTCGTCGTCGATGATCGGCTGGATGCTGAACCCGGCCAGACCGTGACGCTGACCGGCACCGAGGCTCACCATGCCGCGACGGTGCGCCGGGTGCGTGTGGGCGAGACTGTCACGCTCGGAGACGGTGCGGGGACCTGGGTCGAGGGGACATGCGAAGCCGTCGCGCCGCGCGAGGTCGTCGTCCGTGTTGCCCGTCGCACCGATGTTCCGCGTCCGGACATGCGCATCGAACTCGTCCAAGCTCTCGCGAAGGGGGACCGGGACGAGCTCGCCGTGCAGGCGTCCACGGAGCTCGGGGTAGACAGTATCACCCCGTGGCAGGCAGCGCGCAGTGTCTCACGCTGGGACGCGGGCAAGCGCGCGAAGGGTGTCGCTCGCTGGCGCCAGATCGCGCGCGAGGCAGGCAAGCAGGCCCACCGTGCGTGGCTTCCCGTGGTCAACGACCCGGTGACCACGGCCCAGTTGTGCGAGCGTGCAGGGGCGAGCCGGATGCTGGTGCTCGAACCGACGGCATCGCTGCGCCTGAGCGCGCTGACGCTGGATCCAACCGACCCGCGGGAGATCGTGGTGGTGGTCGGGCCTGAGGGAGGGATCGACCCCTCTGAGCTCAGCTCGCTCGAGGCTGCAGGAGCAACGCTGCTACGCCTGGGTGAGCATGTGCTGCGCACCTCCACCGCGGGACCGGCGGCGATCGCGGCGCTGAGCGCAAGCCTCGGCCGGTGGTAG
- the holA gene encoding DNA polymerase III subunit delta has translation MSGPEDVCAERAIASLRDYVRAEDPAVEVTDLRADDYVAGTLLTVTSPSLFGEPRLVRVFGVEKASDPFLTEALAYLEAPQDGATVVLRHTGASVRGKKLLDAVRSGKADAIEIACPAIKRDSDRYDFAAAEFAAVNKRIAPPALRALVSAFSDDLTELAAACQQLIADVDGDVTDDIVRRYYGGRVETTAFAVADTAIAGRYGEALITLRHALASGADPVPLVAAIASKLRTMARVAGLRESSAAIAARIGVKDWQVDRARRDLAGWNEESLGRAIQAAARADAEVKGASRDPIFALERLVTIVATRSEFGS, from the coding sequence GTGTCCGGCCCCGAGGATGTGTGCGCCGAGCGCGCGATTGCGAGCCTCCGCGACTATGTCCGCGCCGAAGACCCCGCTGTCGAGGTGACCGACCTGCGCGCCGATGACTACGTCGCGGGAACCTTGCTGACCGTCACTTCACCCTCGCTGTTCGGTGAGCCGCGGCTGGTGCGCGTCTTCGGTGTCGAGAAGGCGTCCGACCCGTTCCTCACCGAAGCCCTCGCGTACCTGGAGGCGCCCCAGGACGGCGCAACCGTGGTGTTGCGACACACCGGCGCGTCGGTGCGGGGAAAGAAGCTCCTGGACGCGGTCCGCAGCGGCAAGGCCGATGCCATTGAGATCGCCTGCCCGGCGATCAAGCGCGACAGCGACCGTTACGACTTCGCGGCGGCCGAGTTCGCCGCCGTGAACAAGCGGATCGCCCCGCCGGCCCTTCGCGCGCTCGTCTCGGCGTTCTCCGACGACCTCACCGAGCTTGCCGCGGCGTGCCAACAGCTCATCGCCGATGTCGACGGCGACGTCACCGACGACATCGTCCGGCGCTACTACGGCGGCAGAGTCGAGACAACAGCCTTCGCCGTCGCCGATACCGCGATCGCCGGACGGTACGGCGAGGCGCTGATCACGCTCCGACACGCGCTGGCAAGTGGAGCTGACCCGGTGCCGCTCGTGGCCGCGATCGCGTCCAAGTTGCGGACCATGGCCCGCGTCGCTGGCCTCCGCGAGTCCTCCGCGGCGATCGCCGCGCGGATCGGCGTCAAGGATTGGCAGGTCGACCGCGCCCGTCGTGATCTGGCGGGATGGAACGAGGAGTCACTCGGGCGCGCGATTCAGGCGGCGGCGCGAGCGGATGCCGAGGTCAAGGGTGCGTCGCGGGACCCCATCTTCGCGCTCGAGCGTCTCGTGACGATCGTCGCGACGCGCAGCGAGTTCGGCAGCTGA
- a CDS encoding histidine triad nucleotide-binding protein has product MTEPSVFTRILRGEIPAEIVTETENVFVIRDIAPKAPLHLLVIPKSPDYRDVTELAAGDPALLAEMVAVAKDVAAEHGDGDFRLVFNTGSGAGQTVFHVHAHVLGGDLTEGSLGG; this is encoded by the coding sequence ATGACTGAACCGTCCGTCTTCACGCGCATCCTGCGTGGCGAGATTCCCGCAGAGATCGTCACCGAGACCGAGAACGTGTTCGTCATCCGCGACATCGCGCCGAAGGCGCCGCTGCACCTCCTCGTCATCCCGAAGAGCCCCGACTATCGCGATGTCACCGAGCTTGCCGCGGGTGATCCTGCGCTCCTGGCCGAAATGGTCGCCGTAGCCAAGGATGTTGCGGCCGAGCACGGCGACGGTGACTTCCGGCTCGTGTTCAATACCGGTTCTGGTGCGGGCCAGACGGTGTTCCACGTGCATGCCCATGTCCTCGGTGGTGACCTCACAGAAGGTAGTCTCGGTGGCTGA
- the rpsT gene encoding 30S ribosomal protein S20, translated as MANIKSQIKRNKTNEKAHERNKAVKSALKTEVRRTREAVAAGDKAAAEKALASATKKLDKAVSKGVIHANQAANRKSAISKQVAAL; from the coding sequence GTGGCGAACATCAAGTCGCAGATCAAGCGCAACAAGACCAACGAGAAGGCTCACGAGCGTAACAAGGCCGTGAAGAGCGCACTCAAGACCGAGGTGCGCCGCACCCGCGAGGCCGTAGCCGCAGGCGACAAGGCCGCCGCCGAGAAGGCTCTGGCCTCGGCGACGAAGAAGCTCGACAAGGCCGTCAGCAAGGGCGTCATCCACGCCAACCAGGCTGCGAACCGCAAGTCGGCGATCTCGAAGCAGGTTGCAGCTCTCTGA
- a CDS encoding alpha/beta fold hydrolase has product MAVAVVFVHGIRTSRTMWRAQEHYLTERGNPVTAVDLPGHGSRMSETFSLEGAFATIDDAVRTAADEHGTVLLVAHSMGGLLSIEYAGQEDPPPIAGFIAASCTAIPRGAALQTYRLLARGFDSLPDRGAWLSERVLDATLPPETRADFGAGGYALDAQDTALRSLSVLDLLSALGRIEVPLWFVNGQFDQLRVNERLFTRVASDAELIVVPRTSHLVTAMRPRVFNAVLNLALTTIEQTW; this is encoded by the coding sequence ATGGCGGTCGCAGTGGTTTTCGTTCACGGCATCCGCACGTCACGAACGATGTGGCGGGCACAAGAGCACTACCTGACCGAGCGAGGGAACCCGGTGACGGCCGTCGACCTTCCCGGGCATGGATCGCGCATGAGCGAGACGTTCTCGCTCGAGGGCGCCTTTGCGACGATCGATGACGCCGTCCGCACCGCCGCGGATGAACACGGCACGGTGCTGCTGGTTGCCCATTCCATGGGTGGGCTGCTGTCGATTGAGTACGCGGGCCAGGAGGACCCCCCTCCGATCGCGGGCTTCATCGCTGCATCCTGTACGGCAATTCCGCGCGGCGCCGCCCTACAGACCTATCGACTCCTCGCCCGCGGGTTCGACTCGCTGCCCGATCGCGGGGCCTGGCTCAGCGAACGAGTGCTGGATGCCACCCTGCCGCCGGAAACACGGGCTGACTTCGGCGCGGGCGGCTACGCGCTCGACGCTCAAGACACCGCCCTGCGAAGTCTGTCGGTGCTGGATCTGCTGTCGGCACTGGGCCGCATCGAGGTCCCGCTGTGGTTCGTGAACGGACAGTTCGACCAGCTGCGCGTCAACGAACGCCTGTTCACGCGCGTCGCATCGGATGCGGAGCTGATCGTCGTTCCGCGGACGAGTCACCTGGTTACCGCCATGAGGCCGCGAGTGTTCAACGCCGTCCTCAACCTCGCGCTCACGACCATCGAGCAGACCTGGTAG
- the hemW gene encoding radical SAM family heme chaperone HemW, producing the protein MGATLPLGDPVPRDGSLPGAVIAPATPLSAYVHIPFCRVRCGYCDFNTYTADELRGARREDYAGTLRDEIDLAARVLAPHQRPLSTVFFGGGTPTLLPARDLSGILATLQDRFGLDADAEVTVEANPDTVTPDVAAELARAGVTRLSIGMQSAVPEVLATLDRTHQPENVATAVQAARDSGLAVSVDLIYGAPGETLEQWRRSVEAALALETDHISAYALIVEDGTALERRIRRGEVPAPDDDEQAAMYEYADATFTAAGFGWYEVSNWARSPGDRSRHNLAYWRGHDWWGFGPGAHSHIGGVRFWNVRHPAAYAQRLSAGDSPGAGLEVPDETARMLERVMLRVRTVEGLPVAELAPQSRPAVAGLVADGLVDGREAVRGTIVLTRAGRLLADGVVRALTA; encoded by the coding sequence ATGGGCGCGACGCTTCCGCTCGGCGATCCTGTTCCGCGAGACGGGTCCCTTCCCGGCGCCGTCATCGCCCCCGCCACGCCCCTGTCGGCATACGTCCACATTCCGTTCTGCCGCGTGCGCTGCGGGTACTGCGACTTCAATACCTACACCGCCGATGAACTGCGTGGCGCGCGTCGGGAAGACTACGCCGGCACCCTCCGTGACGAGATCGACCTCGCGGCGCGCGTCCTTGCGCCCCACCAACGCCCGCTCAGCACGGTCTTCTTCGGTGGCGGAACACCGACTCTGCTTCCGGCGCGCGATCTGTCCGGGATCCTGGCGACCCTGCAGGATCGGTTCGGACTCGACGCTGACGCCGAAGTCACGGTCGAGGCCAACCCCGACACGGTGACCCCCGACGTGGCGGCAGAGCTGGCCCGCGCGGGAGTGACACGGCTATCGATCGGCATGCAGTCGGCGGTCCCCGAGGTGCTCGCGACGCTCGATCGCACTCATCAGCCCGAGAATGTCGCGACGGCGGTCCAGGCTGCGCGAGACAGCGGGCTGGCCGTGAGCGTCGACCTCATCTATGGAGCCCCCGGTGAAACCCTCGAGCAGTGGCGGCGCAGTGTCGAGGCTGCGCTCGCTCTGGAGACCGATCACATCTCGGCCTACGCGCTGATCGTCGAAGACGGCACGGCTTTGGAGCGCCGCATTCGGCGCGGCGAGGTGCCCGCGCCCGACGACGATGAGCAGGCCGCTATGTATGAGTACGCGGATGCCACCTTCACTGCGGCAGGCTTCGGCTGGTACGAGGTGTCCAACTGGGCGAGGAGTCCGGGCGATCGCTCGCGACACAACCTCGCCTACTGGCGCGGACACGACTGGTGGGGGTTCGGTCCGGGCGCTCACAGTCACATCGGCGGCGTCCGGTTCTGGAACGTCCGCCACCCGGCCGCCTACGCGCAACGACTGTCGGCAGGGGACTCGCCCGGGGCCGGCCTGGAAGTCCCCGACGAGACCGCACGGATGCTGGAGCGGGTGATGCTGCGCGTGCGCACCGTCGAGGGCCTGCCGGTAGCCGAACTGGCACCGCAGAGCCGGCCCGCGGTCGCCGGGCTCGTCGCCGATGGCTTGGTGGACGGCCGTGAGGCGGTTCGAGGCACCATCGTCCTGACCCGCGCGGGCAGACTCCTGGCCGACGGGGTCGTTCGCGCGCTGACGGCGTGA
- a CDS encoding DUF1990 family protein, which yields MRRGTFRDETVDYAAVGATQAPDLMQYPPEKSIPAEESWRIGSGQARFESASESLLSWAPLRGAGLSLADIRPASGSGYAGVAYDADGTPVAPSRREAEQRFDAEGTPYVSAGATVHVTGRLSGYRADAELRVILAVEEPRRTAFALGTVGGSVVSGEELFLIEWRDNDEVWFTVRAFDRPVSTLYRLLPRLIRGRRRQLFRAYLTAVSPLFAP from the coding sequence ATGCGCCGCGGAACATTCCGGGACGAAACCGTCGACTATGCCGCTGTCGGGGCCACACAGGCTCCCGACCTCATGCAGTATCCGCCGGAAAAGAGCATTCCCGCCGAAGAGTCCTGGCGAATCGGCAGCGGGCAGGCGCGATTCGAGTCCGCGTCCGAGTCGCTGCTGTCGTGGGCACCCCTGCGCGGCGCGGGCCTGTCGCTGGCAGACATCCGTCCCGCCTCGGGCTCCGGGTACGCCGGTGTCGCGTACGACGCCGACGGGACACCGGTCGCGCCCTCCCGGCGCGAAGCCGAGCAGCGCTTTGATGCCGAAGGCACCCCCTATGTCAGTGCGGGCGCGACGGTGCATGTCACCGGTCGCCTGAGCGGATACCGCGCGGATGCCGAGTTGCGCGTCATCCTGGCCGTGGAAGAACCGCGCCGCACGGCGTTCGCGCTGGGAACGGTCGGTGGTTCGGTCGTGAGCGGCGAAGAACTCTTCTTAATCGAGTGGCGCGACAACGACGAAGTCTGGTTCACCGTCCGAGCCTTCGATCGTCCCGTATCCACGTTGTACCGACTGCTGCCTCGTCTGATTCGTGGTCGGCGGCGACAGCTGTTCCGCGCCTATCTGACCGCGGTATCGCCCCTGTTCGCTCCCTGA
- the lepA gene encoding translation elongation factor 4, translating to MERARAPVESCGYVPRASTPLQPAATPPAQIRNFCIIAHIDHGKSTLADRMLQITGVVSDRDMRAQYLDRMDIERERGITIKSQAVRMPWQTDSGTFALNMIDTPGHVDFTYEVSRSLAACEGAILLVDAAQGIEAQTLANLYLALENDLHIIPVLNKIDLPAADPEKYAAELASLIGGDPADVLRVSGKTGQGVEELLNRLVAEIPAPTGDADAPARAMIFDSVYDAYRGVVTYVRMVDGKLEPRERIQMMSTRATHDLLEIGVSSPEPTPTKGLGVGEVGYLITGVKDVRQSKVGDTITNQRKPAAEALAGYTDPKPMVFSGIYPIDGSDYGDLREALDKLKLSDASLQYEPETSVALGFGFRCGFLGLLHLEIITERLSREFDLDLITTAPSVTYTVTTDTGETVTVTNPSEYPDGRVAEVSEPVVKVGILLPKDYVGTVMELCQSRRGSLLGMDYLSEDRVELRYNMPLGEIVFDFFDQLKSKTQGYASLDYEPAGSQTADLVKVDILLQGEKVDAFSSIVHRDKAYGYGTLMTERLRKLIPRQQFEVPIQAAIGARIIARENIRAIRKDVLAKCYGGDITRKRKLLEKQKEGKKRMKMVGRVEVPQEAFIAALSGDVEGKEK from the coding sequence GTGGAGAGGGCGCGGGCGCCGGTAGAATCGTGCGGATATGTCCCCCGTGCCTCCACGCCGCTGCAGCCGGCCGCCACGCCGCCCGCGCAGATCCGCAACTTCTGCATCATCGCGCACATCGACCACGGCAAGTCGACGCTGGCCGACCGGATGCTGCAGATCACCGGCGTGGTCTCCGACCGCGACATGCGCGCCCAGTACCTCGACCGCATGGACATCGAGCGCGAGCGCGGGATCACGATCAAGAGCCAGGCCGTGCGAATGCCGTGGCAGACGGATTCCGGGACGTTCGCGCTCAACATGATCGACACGCCAGGACACGTGGACTTCACCTACGAGGTCTCGCGGTCGCTCGCGGCGTGTGAGGGTGCGATCCTCCTCGTGGATGCCGCGCAGGGCATCGAGGCGCAGACCCTTGCGAACCTCTACCTGGCGCTCGAAAACGATCTGCACATCATCCCGGTGCTCAACAAGATCGACCTGCCCGCGGCCGACCCCGAGAAGTATGCTGCCGAGCTCGCGAGCCTCATCGGCGGCGACCCGGCCGACGTGTTGCGGGTCAGCGGCAAGACCGGGCAGGGAGTGGAAGAGCTGCTCAACCGCCTCGTCGCCGAGATTCCCGCACCCACGGGTGACGCTGACGCTCCGGCTCGCGCCATGATCTTCGACTCGGTGTACGACGCCTATCGCGGTGTCGTGACCTACGTGCGGATGGTCGATGGCAAGCTCGAGCCGCGCGAGCGCATCCAGATGATGTCGACGCGCGCTACCCATGACCTGCTCGAGATCGGCGTCTCCAGTCCCGAACCGACGCCCACGAAGGGGCTCGGCGTCGGTGAGGTGGGCTACCTCATCACGGGCGTCAAGGATGTGCGCCAGTCGAAGGTCGGCGACACCATCACCAACCAGCGCAAGCCCGCCGCAGAGGCCCTGGCCGGCTACACAGACCCCAAACCGATGGTCTTCTCGGGTATCTATCCCATCGACGGCAGTGACTACGGCGACCTGCGCGAAGCGCTCGACAAGCTCAAGCTCTCGGATGCCTCGCTGCAGTACGAGCCGGAGACCTCCGTCGCGCTGGGCTTCGGCTTCCGCTGCGGATTCCTGGGTCTGCTCCACCTCGAGATCATCACCGAGCGCCTCTCTCGCGAGTTCGATCTCGACCTCATCACCACCGCTCCGTCGGTCACCTACACCGTCACGACCGATACCGGCGAGACCGTGACGGTCACGAACCCGAGCGAGTACCCGGACGGGCGCGTCGCTGAGGTCTCGGAGCCGGTCGTGAAGGTCGGCATCCTCCTTCCGAAGGACTACGTCGGCACCGTCATGGAGCTGTGCCAGTCCCGGCGTGGTTCGCTGCTGGGCATGGACTACCTGAGCGAAGACCGCGTCGAGCTGCGCTACAACATGCCGCTCGGTGAGATCGTCTTCGACTTCTTCGACCAGCTGAAGTCCAAGACGCAGGGGTACGCGAGCCTCGACTACGAGCCTGCGGGCTCGCAGACCGCCGACCTCGTGAAGGTCGACATCCTGCTGCAGGGCGAGAAAGTGGATGCCTTCAGCTCGATCGTCCACCGCGACAAGGCCTACGGATACGGGACCTTGATGACCGAGCGGTTGCGCAAGCTCATCCCGCGCCAGCAGTTCGAGGTGCCCATCCAGGCTGCCATCGGAGCGCGGATCATCGCCCGCGAGAACATCCGCGCGATTCGCAAGGACGTGCTGGCAAAGTGCTACGGCGGTGACATCACCCGCAAGCGCAAGCTCCTCGAGAAGCAGAAAGAGGGCAAGAAGCGCATGAAGATGGTCGGCCGCGTCGAGGTGCCCCAGGAAGCGTTCATCGCCGCGCTCTCGGGCGACGTCGAGGGCAAAGAGAAGTAG
- the hrcA gene encoding heat-inducible transcriptional repressor HrcA: MVSERGLQVLRAIVQDYVDTREPVGSKAIVERHAFGVSAATIRNDMALLEDEELIEAPHTSSGRVPTDKGYRVFVDHLAEIRPLSPAQRTAIASFLEGPGDLDDALARTVRALTQLTGQVAIVQYPSFSKATITHVELVALEPSRVLVIVVTDTGRVSQRLALLTGVLDETDLARVRAEVSTLLVGRSVRQGAKRVEEQAAGDVRTAHQTAVTDILRVVQEELDEFRQDRLVMGGAANLARRESDFRGSIYPLLEAIEEQVTILRLMGEMVADDNGLAASIGRENEAFGLSEASVIASDYDATGARARVGLMGPTRMDYPSNLAAVRAVARYLTRLLAEDEKGR, translated from the coding sequence ATGGTCAGCGAGCGTGGGCTTCAGGTGCTTCGGGCAATCGTGCAGGACTACGTCGACACCCGCGAGCCCGTCGGAAGCAAGGCCATCGTCGAGCGTCACGCCTTCGGTGTGTCGGCCGCCACGATCCGCAACGACATGGCACTTCTCGAGGACGAGGAGCTCATCGAGGCACCCCATACGTCATCCGGTCGTGTCCCGACGGACAAGGGCTACCGGGTTTTCGTCGATCACCTCGCCGAGATTCGGCCGCTCTCGCCTGCGCAGCGCACCGCGATCGCCAGTTTCCTCGAGGGGCCTGGTGACCTCGATGACGCGCTGGCGCGAACAGTCCGAGCGCTGACGCAGCTCACCGGGCAAGTGGCGATCGTGCAGTACCCGTCCTTTTCCAAGGCGACGATCACGCACGTCGAGCTGGTTGCGCTGGAGCCGTCCCGGGTGCTCGTGATCGTGGTCACCGACACGGGACGGGTGTCTCAGCGCCTCGCGCTTCTCACCGGTGTTCTCGACGAGACAGATCTCGCGCGCGTGCGCGCTGAGGTGTCGACGCTGCTGGTCGGACGCAGCGTGCGTCAGGGCGCGAAGCGCGTCGAGGAGCAGGCAGCGGGCGACGTGCGTACCGCTCATCAAACGGCGGTCACCGACATCCTTCGCGTGGTGCAAGAGGAACTGGATGAGTTCCGCCAGGACCGGCTTGTGATGGGAGGCGCCGCCAACCTCGCCCGCCGCGAAAGCGACTTCCGCGGGAGCATCTACCCGCTCTTGGAGGCGATCGAAGAGCAGGTGACGATCCTTCGCCTGATGGGCGAAATGGTGGCCGACGATAACGGACTCGCGGCCAGCATCGGCCGGGAGAATGAGGCCTTCGGGCTCTCCGAGGCATCTGTCATCGCGAGTGACTACGATGCCACGGGCGCCCGAGCCCGCGTGGGGTTGATGGGGCCGACTCGCATGGACTACCCCAGCAACCTCGCTGCCGTGCGCGCGGTCGCGCGGTACCTGACGCGGCTGTTGGCCGAAGACGAAAAGGGCCGATGA